Proteins encoded by one window of Salvia splendens isolate huo1 chromosome 7, SspV2, whole genome shotgun sequence:
- the LOC121741411 gene encoding MADS-box transcription factor 23-like, with product MGRGKIVIRRIDNSTNRQVTFSKRRNGLLKKAKELSVLCDAEIGLIIFSSTGKLHDFASTSMKSVIGRYNKVKEENYNLMNPTSEIKVWQREAENLRQQLQYLQESHRKLLGEELAGMNIRDLQNLENQLETSLKGVRVKKEQTLTTQINDLNQKGNVIHQENMELHKKMNLVVKENEELRKKVHGPGGTSEENGVSHNIHGISDGYSFLPIINLELSQPQKQTDGAPKDAMNLGLALFIPNPHMHISTTKNGFSTCQSYQMTIKFTGFNCSNNTLVAQKMCLAVLCQVILQSLE from the exons ATGGGGAGAGGGAAGATTGTGATTCGTAGGATCGATAATTCGACGAATAGGCAAGTGACTTTCTCGAAGAGAAGGAACGGATTGCTTAAGAAAGCAAAAGAGTTATCGGTCCTTTGTGATGCGGAGATTGGGTTGATTATCTTCTCCAGCACCGGAAAGCTCCATGATTTTGCAAGCACCAG CATGAAATCTGTAATTGGCCGATACAACAAAGTCAAGGAGGAGAATTACAATCTGATGAATCCTACTTCAGAGATAAAG GTATGGCAAAGGGAAGCGGAAAACTTGAGGCAACAACTACAGTATTTGCAAGAAAGCCATAG GAAGCTTTTGGGAGAGGAACTTGCTGGAATGAACATCAGAGACCTCCAAAATCTGGAAAATCAACTAGAAACGAGCTTGAAAGGTGTACGTGTGAAAAAG GAGCAAACTCTGACTACTCAGATCAACGACTTGAATCAGAAG GGAAATGTCATTCATCAAGAGAATATGGAACTTCACAAGAAGATGAATCTTGTTGTCAAGGAGAATGAGGAATTGCGGAAAAAG GTTCATGGGCCGGGAGGAACAAGTGAAGAAAACGGGGTATCCCACAATATACATGGCATCAGTGATGGATATTCTTTTTTACCTATAATAAATCTTGAGCTGAGCCAGCCACAAAAGCAAACAGATGGTGCACCAAAAGATGCGATGAATTTGGGGTTAGCTCTATTTATCCCTAATCCACATATGCATATATCAACCACTAAGAATGGTTTCAGCACTTGTCAATCTTATCAAATGACCATAAAATTCACAGGCTTCAACTGCAGCAATAACACGTTGGTAGCACAGAAAATGTGTTTAGCAGTTCTATGTCAAGTTATCCTACAATCCCTAGAGTGA